A region from the Vicia villosa cultivar HV-30 ecotype Madison, WI linkage group LG3, Vvil1.0, whole genome shotgun sequence genome encodes:
- the LOC131593443 gene encoding eugenol synthase 1-like encodes MEGEKNKILVFGGTGYIGKYMVKASISLGYPTLVYTRPINSKTPHSKIQLCKEFTSMGVTLVEGELEVDEIVEVVKQADIVICTLAYPQVMEQLKIIDAIKVAGNIKRFLPSDFGVEEDRVHPLPPFQAFLDKKIKIRREIEAAGIPYTYVSANCFGAYFVNFLLRPYEKNKDVIVYGNGKTKAVLNYEEDIAMYTIKVANDPTTYNRIIVYRPSKNIITQNELILLWEHKSGKKFNKVFVLEEDIVKLSQTLPPPEDIPVSILHSVFVKGDLMNFELGEDDLEASQLYHDYNYMSIDQLLDKFLIDPPPPASAAFE; translated from the exons ATGGAGGGTGAGAAGAATAAGATTCTTGTATTTGGTGGAACTGGTTACATAGGAAAGTATATGGTGAAAGCAAGTATCTCTTTAGGTTATCCAACATTGGTATATACTCGACCTATTAATTCAAAAACTCCTCACTCAAAGATACAACTTTGCAAGGAATTCACATCCATGGGAGTAACACTTGTGGAG GGAGAACTTGAGGTTGATGAGATTGTGGAAGTTGTTAAGCAAGCAGATATTGTGATATGTACTTTGGCATACCCTCAAGTTATGGAGCAACTCAAAATTATTGATGCTATTAAAGTTGCTGGTAATATCAAG agatttcttccctctgattttGGTGTAGAAGAAGACAGAGTACACCCTCTTCCTCCATTTCAAGCATttcttgataaaaaaataaaaattagaagaGAAATTGAAGCAGCAGGAATTCCTTATACTTATGTCTCTGCAAATTGTTTCGGTGCATACTTTGTGAATTTTTTACTTCGTCCATATGAAAAGAACAAAGATGTTATTGTCTACGGCAATGGTAAAACCAAAG CTGTACTAAACTACGAAGAAGATATCGCTATGTACACTATTAAAGTGGCAAATGATCCAACAACATACAATCGTATTATTGTGTATCGGCCTTCAAAGAATATCATAACACAAAATGAGTTGATATTACTATGGGAGCacaaaagtggtaaaaaatttaacaaagtttttgttcttgaagaagatattGTCAAGCTATCACAAA CTTTACCTCCTCCAGAAGATATACCAGTTTCCATTCTTCATAGTGTATTTGTTAAAGGGGACCTTATGAACTTTGAACTAGGGGAAGATGACCTTGAAGCTTCACAACTATATCATGATTACAACTACATGTCCATTGATCAACTTCTTGACAAATTTCTTATTGATCCTCCACCTCCTGCATCTGCTGCTTTTGAATGA
- the LOC131593442 gene encoding 8-amino-7-oxononanoate synthase produces the protein MEASPPSTVLWWDKWVEEALTTLDSLRVLRSLRPICLRSQKVVVDDGDDDAFEVFDEMQQWDRSSVEVEIGENTFRKWMHDTPSSGEEIVYGTDAGKDEPGVRQEKFKKLILFSGNDYLGLSSHPTIGKAASKAALEHGMGPRGSALICGYTNYHRQLESSLADLKKKEDCLLCPTGFAANMALMTAIGSIASLLAGNSTPSDDEKIAIFSDALNHASIIDGIRLADRQKGVKVYIYRHCDMSHLNMLLSNCSMKRKIVVTDSLFSMDGDFAPMVELAKLRKKHGFLLVIDDAHGTFVCGKNGGGVAEELNCEKDVDICIGTLSKAAGCHGGFIACSKTWKLLIQSRGRSFIFSTSTPVPVAAAAHAAVRVAISETWRRKAIWSRVKDFHLLTGIPVTSHIISLIVGSEDKALQASRHLLQAGFHVTAIRPPTVPPNSCRLRVALSAVHTREDLENLAAALSSCINFQDTRIYDCNSYARL, from the exons ATGGAGGCATCCCCGCCTTCAACTGTATTATGGTGGGACAAGTGGGTAGAAGAGGCACTAACAACGCTTGATTCTCTCAGAGTACTTCGATCTCTTAGACCTATTTGTCTACGGAGCCAGAAGGTTGTGgtagatgatggtgatgatgatgcgtttgaggtgtttgatgaaatgcagCAGTGGGATCGTTCCTCTGTTGAAGTTGAAATTGGTGAAAATACTTTTCGGAAATGGATGCATGATACCCCAAGCTCTG GCGAAGAGATTGTTTATGGCACAGATGCTGGTAAAGACGAACCAGGGGTACGTCAAGAGAAGTTCAAAAAATTAATTCTGTTTTCGGGAAACGATTATTTAGGCCTGAGTTCTCATCCAACTATTGGAAAGGCTGCTTCAAAG GCAGCTTTAGAACATGGGATGGGACCAAGGGGTTCCGCTCTTATTTGTGGGTATACCAATTATCATAGGCAGCTAGAGTCGAGCTTGGCTGATTTGAAAAAGAAGGAG GACTGCCTTCTTTGTCCCACAGGGTTTGCTGCCAATATGGCCTTGATGACAGCAATAGGAAGTATTGCTTCTCTCTTGGCTGGGAATAGCACACCTTCAGATGACGAAAAAATTGCCATATTTTCTGATGCATTAAACCATGCATCAATAATTGATGGTATTCGTCTTGCGGATCGGCAAAAAGGTGTAAAAGTGTACATATATAGACATTGTGACATGTCCCACCTCAATATGCTCCT ATCTAATTGCAGTATGAAGAGGAAAATTGTGGTAACTGACAG CTTGTTTAGCATGGATGGAGACTTTGCACCAATGGTTGAGCTTGCAAAACTTCGCAAGAAGCATGGCTTTTTACTAGTCATCGATGAT GCTCACGGAACATTTGTTTGTGGCAAAAATGGCGGTGGTGTTGCTGAGGAGTTAAACTGTGAGAAGGATGTGGACATATGCATTGGTACACTAAGTAAAGCTGCCGGCTGCCATGGAGGATTTATAGCATGCAG CAAAACGTGGAAGTTATTAATACAGTCAAGAGGTCGTTCAtttatattttcaacttctaCGCCGGTTCCAGTTGCTGCGGCTGCTCATG CTGCTGTTAGAGTTGCAATATCGGAGACATGGCGGAGAAAGGCTATTTGGAGCCGGGTGAAAGACTTTCATTTGCTTACTGGAATCCCTGTTACAAGTCACATTATATCCCTAATAGTTGGCAGTGAAGACAAAGCACTGCAAGCAAGCCG GCATTTATTACAAGCTGGCTTCCATGTGACTGCAATCAGACCACCAACAGTGCCTCCTAACTCATGCAG GCTGCGAGTGGCCCTAAGTGCTGTCCATACAAGGGAAGATTTGGAAAACTTAGCAGCTGCTCTCTCCAGTTGCATCAATTTCCAAGACACCCGCATTTACGACTGCAATAGCTATGCAAGATTATAG